In one Mauremys mutica isolate MM-2020 ecotype Southern chromosome 3, ASM2049712v1, whole genome shotgun sequence genomic region, the following are encoded:
- the BANF2 gene encoding barrier-to-autointegration factor-like protein: protein MATRTQKFKAFVSEPMGDKDVTAVDGINDELGLKLAAKGFDKAYILLGQFLLLKKDHAVFQRWLKGAYGASPSQAQRCASCLMDWCYAFL from the exons ATGGCGACCAGAACTCAGAAGTTCAAAGCGTTTGTGTCTGAGCCGATGGGCGATAAGGACGTTACGGCAGTGGATGGCATTAACGACGAGCTTGGGCTAAAATTAGCCGCAAAGGGTTTTGACAAG GCATACATCCTTCTGGGCCAATTCCTCCTGTTAAAAAAGGACCATGCGGTTTTCCAAAGGTGGCTGAAAGGGGCGTATGGAGCCAGTCCGAGCCAGGCTCAGCGGTGCGCCTCCTGTCTCATGGACTGGTGCTACGCTTTCCTCTAG